In the genome of Candida albicans SC5314 chromosome 6, complete sequence, the window CTACGAACAAGGACTATAACATTAATGGATGATgtaaataaacaaagaagGTAACGAATTGTGGCTACAacatattcaaatattggAATAGATCATCAATTACGAAGTGGCTAATGCTGAATTAACAACTGTGATAATTGTCTATGGCCAAacaattttcatttatcaTTAGTATTACTCTACGACAAGGCGTTTTTCAATATTCCATAACTCAATTCATTGATCTCACAAAAGCTCTTATTCATCTTTTCTGTAAATTAAAagtaatttcttttcttagGTTGtgtttgtttctttttttttccgaTGAGGCAATTTGAAATGTTTAAAAAATTCGAGGCGAATGAATTATCGCGATGAATTGCCGTTCCAAATAAATTATGCCATCGCATCTAACCAACCATGATGTCAAAACGCcctaaataataattgatctCACATAATACATAATCATTTGATTAGTTGATTTGGCCCTACTGATTAGTAAAActtaattaattcattcTTTGTTATCCCCCCTTTATTTGGGCCCCACACAAGATTATTACTGACTTGTTTTTCTtggccaaaaaaaaatccccGAAATCTTATCAATCAGTGTTGAGATACTGGGACGTGAGTGGATGAATTGATCCGAATTGATATCTCGTTTAAGTTTACTTTAATACGTATAATGGACAGATAATTGCAGCTCATCCAAAttgcaaaatttttcaaaactagCCACACCACTGGCTCATCTCTTCCATTTAGTTTAACAACTGTAAGAGATAATTTGAGGGAAAATAGTCCTAATTAATTAATCGATCTGCATCTCTcttatcaattgatcaaataaattatctcAATCAATGACTAAAAGtagaaatttttcttgcttttcttttcctccacattaaatttttcctttgttttattaagcctttgttgtttttatttcttttttttctctacTAGCAGTTAGtctttatcaatttaaCTAAAAACCATTATTTcatattatcaacaaatattcatatattcatatatatagatatatatttgCTATTGTTTCTATTAGAATTTtaggttttttttgttcactTTATATTCTcctttttttatcaaatctTCTCCTCTTCCAGTTTCCAATTAAACTCTAAATATATCATATATCTCCTCAATATGCCAGAAGATTATGAGAAATATAGAATGGGTAGTTCAAATGAATCCCATCAAAAACTGGTACAaccaatatcatcatcaatcagtaaatcaaacaaaaaaactAAACATCAAACTGATTTTGTTCAAGATTCAGATATAATAGAAGCTTCAAGtataaatgatgaatttggtGAAGTCAAAAGAGATTTAAAAGCCAGACACGTTTCTATGATTGCCATTGGTGGTACTATAGGTACAGGGTTATTTATATCTACAGGTTCATTACTTCATACCACTGGTCCAGTAATgtcattaatttcatttttattcgtcacaacaatttgtttttccgTCACACAATCTCTTGGTGAAATGGCTACTTACATCCCTATTTCTGGTTCTTTTGCTCAATTCGTCACTCGTTGGGTCTCCAAGAGTTGTGGTGCTGCTAATGGTTGGTTATATTGGTTCTCATGGGCTGTCACTTTTGGTTTAGAATTATCTGTTGTTGGTCAAGTTATTCAATTCTGGACTGATGCCGTGCCCTTAGCAGCTTGGATTTCTATATTTTTCGTTATTTTgacaattttcaattttttcccTGTGAAATTTTATGGGGAAGTGGAATTTTGGATTGCTTCgattaaaattattgcCGTTTTCGGTTGGATCATTTATGCTTTCATCATGGTTTGTGGTGCTGGTAAAACCGGTCCTGTCGGATTCCGTTATTGGAGAAACGGTTATGCTTGGGGTGATGGTATTTTAGTTAACAATAATGGTAAATATGTTGCTGCATTTGTTAGTGGGCTTATTAACTCCATTTTCACTTTCCAAGGTACTGAATTAGTTGCTGTTACCGCCGGTGAAGCTTCTCCAAGAGCTCTTAGAAGTGCTATTAGAAAAGTTATGTTCAGAATTTTGGTATTCTACGTTTTGTGTATGCTTTTCATGGGTCTTTTAGTGCCTTACAACGATCCAAAACTTACTCAAGATGGTGGTTTTACAAGAAATTCTCCATTCCTTATTGCTATGGAAAATTCCGGTACTAAAGTCTTACCACACATTTTCAATGCCGTCATTGTCACAACCATTATCTCAGCTGGTAACTCAAACATCTATTCTGGATCACGTATC includes:
- the CAN1 gene encoding Can1p (Basic amino acid permease; complements lysine transport mutation; 10 predicted transmembrane regions, 3 predicted N-glycosylation sites; phagocytosis by macrophages induces transcript; rat catheter, Spider and flow model biofilm induced) yields the protein MPEDYEKYRMGSSNESHQKSVQPISSSISKSNKKTKHQTDFVQDSDIIEASSINDEFGEVKRDLKARHVSMIAIGGTIGTGLFISTGSLLHTTGPVMSLISFLFVTTICFSVTQSLGEMATYIPISGSFAQFVTRWVSKSCGAANGWLYWFSWAVTFGLELSVVGQVIQFWTDAVPLAAWISIFFVILTIFNFFPVKFYGEVEFWIASIKIIAVFGWIIYAFIMVCGAGKTGPVGFRYWRNGYAWGDGILVNNNGKYVAAFVSGLINSIFTFQGTELVAVTAGEASPRALRSAIRKVMFRILVFYVLCMLFMGLLVPYNDPKLTQDGGFTRNSPFLIAMENSGTKVLPHIFNAVIVTTIISAGNSNIYSGSRILYGLAQAGVAPKFFLRTNKGGVPFFAVAFTAAFGALGYLACSSQGNKAFTWLLNITATAGLISWGFISVSHIRFMKTLQRRGISRDTLPFKAFFMPFSAYYGMVVCFIVVLIQGFTVFWDFNASDFFTAYISVILFVVLWVGFHFFFYGFGKDSFKMSNILVPLDECDIDSGVRDINDAEFDIPPPKNAWDKFWAIVA